The proteins below are encoded in one region of Deltaproteobacteria bacterium:
- a CDS encoding VWA domain-containing protein, with protein METEIRRHGLFFVLWGLMAAGALIFHLFSAIPASGSSIGLEVKPENRTILVPGDGSGNILIRITAPDDLGTPDRPLLNMALVLDKSGSMSDQGKIEFARLAAHQLIDRLGPSDILSIVTYDDRVRVLSPAGKVKNRARLHRIIDSIYPGGRTYLSGGLEKGFEQARRSRRKGYVNRVLLLSDGLANVGNVNRDLLRIRAGSMSESGVSVSTFGVGYDFDEDLLASLATGGGGSYYYIADPRDIVAALSKEFQMASATVATDVQIIIRLLNGCRFDSAIGHEWRRDGDSVIIRLGDMSAGERRSLMARVNVPGKELGDQRVADVYLQYRDTASGRMTRYKPHRVSLRLVQDPMVYRNNFDDKIREEGAVLQSNARMKDAAARVDQGDREGALGILKEAAKALKSVPATEATKKELEKNGFYQNQIGGMDSMEADEVKQMQKGVKYRAYRELNQQ; from the coding sequence ATGGAAACGGAAATTAGAAGACACGGGCTGTTTTTCGTTCTCTGGGGCCTGATGGCTGCCGGAGCGCTGATCTTTCATCTGTTCTCGGCCATCCCGGCCTCGGGTTCCTCCATCGGGCTGGAGGTAAAACCTGAGAACCGCACGATCCTGGTCCCGGGCGACGGTTCGGGAAACATCCTTATCCGGATAACCGCCCCGGATGATCTTGGAACTCCCGACAGGCCCCTTCTGAACATGGCTCTCGTTCTGGACAAGAGCGGGTCCATGAGCGACCAGGGGAAGATCGAGTTTGCCCGGTTGGCGGCACATCAGCTTATCGACCGCCTTGGGCCGTCCGACATCCTGTCCATCGTCACCTACGACGACCGCGTCAGGGTTTTATCCCCCGCGGGGAAGGTTAAGAACCGCGCCCGCCTGCATCGGATCATCGACAGCATCTACCCCGGTGGCAGGACGTACCTGTCCGGCGGGCTGGAAAAGGGGTTCGAGCAGGCGAGAAGGAGCCGGCGGAAGGGATACGTCAACCGTGTCCTTCTCCTCTCGGACGGACTGGCCAACGTGGGCAATGTGAACAGGGACCTTCTGAGAATAAGGGCCGGCAGCATGTCGGAGTCGGGTGTGAGTGTTTCCACCTTCGGCGTGGGATACGATTTCGATGAAGATCTCCTGGCCTCCCTGGCCACGGGTGGGGGCGGCTCCTATTACTACATCGCTGACCCCAGGGATATCGTTGCAGCCCTTTCGAAGGAATTTCAGATGGCTTCGGCAACAGTAGCTACGGACGTTCAGATCATCATCCGCCTGTTGAACGGCTGCCGGTTCGATTCCGCCATCGGTCACGAGTGGAGAAGGGATGGGGACTCGGTGATCATCCGGTTGGGAGATATGTCCGCCGGTGAGCGGAGAAGCCTCATGGCCAGGGTCAATGTCCCAGGGAAAGAACTCGGGGATCAGAGGGTGGCCGACGTGTACCTGCAATACCGGGATACGGCATCAGGACGGATGACCCGATATAAACCTCACCGCGTTTCTCTTCGGTTGGTTCAGGATCCGATGGTCTATCGAAATAATTTCGACGACAAGATCCGCGAGGAGGGTGCCGTCCTCCAATCCAACGCCAGGATGAAAGACGCCGCCGCCCGGGTTGATCAGGGCGACCGGGAAGGCGCTCTGGGAATACTCAAGGAAGCGGCCAAGGCCCTGAAGAGTGTGCCGGCGACGGAGGCCACCAAAAAGGAGCTTGAAAAGAACGGATTCTACCAGAATCAGATCGGAGGGATGGACTCCATGGAGGCCGATGAGGTCAAGCAGATGCAAAAGGGTGTGAAGTACCGTGCCTACCGGGAGTTGAACCAACAATAG
- a CDS encoding thiazole synthase: MDGPLVIGGRTFSSRLLIGTGKFSSPEAMKDALNASGTEMVTVALRRVDLENPGDNILSSVDRDRYILLPNTSGARDADEAVRLARLARAAGCGLFVKLEVTPDPNYLLPDPVETLKAAGVLVREGFVVLPYIPADPILAKRLEEVGTATVMPLGSPIGSNRGLRTRDAIEIIIEMVNIPVVVDAGLGAPSHAAEAMELGADAVLVNTAIAVAGDPAAMARAFKKGVEAGREAFLAGLGGPRKRAEASSPLTGFLR; this comes from the coding sequence ATGGACGGACCGCTTGTAATAGGAGGGCGCACGTTTTCCTCCCGCTTGCTGATTGGGACGGGCAAGTTCTCCTCTCCCGAGGCGATGAAGGACGCCCTGAATGCATCCGGGACCGAGATGGTGACCGTGGCCCTCAGAAGGGTGGATCTGGAAAATCCCGGGGACAATATCCTCTCTTCCGTGGATCGGGACCGCTATATTCTGCTTCCCAACACCTCGGGAGCCCGGGACGCGGACGAAGCGGTGCGCCTCGCCCGCCTCGCGAGGGCTGCCGGCTGTGGTCTTTTCGTCAAGCTGGAAGTCACACCGGATCCCAACTATCTTCTTCCGGATCCGGTTGAAACCCTCAAAGCAGCCGGGGTCCTGGTCAGGGAAGGGTTCGTGGTTCTTCCGTATATCCCGGCCGATCCCATCCTGGCCAAGCGCCTGGAGGAGGTAGGTACCGCCACCGTGATGCCGCTGGGTTCGCCCATCGGGTCCAACCGTGGATTGAGGACCAGGGACGCCATCGAGATTATTATCGAGATGGTCAATATACCGGTGGTGGTCGACGCCGGTCTTGGCGCACCTTCCCACGCCGCCGAGGCCATGGAACTGGGCGCTGACGCGGTCCTGGTCAACACAGCCATCGCCGTGGCCGGGGATCCCGCCGCTATGGCCCGCGCCTTCAAAAAGGGAGTCGAAGCGGGAAGAGAGGCTTTTCTCGCCGGCCTTGGCGGACCTCGGAAGAGGGCGGAGGCCTCCAGCCCCCTCACCGGATTTTTGAGGTAG
- the thiH gene encoding 2-iminoacetate synthase ThiH, translating to MTFFDEMQRHPWARVREALMGCTTADVKQALSSTRRGIREMISLLSPAADPMLEEIAWQAQTLTRQRFGRTMGLFAPLYLSSSCTNSCVYCSFNTANPIRRLTLNPDQARTEGAYLHDQGFRHVLLVSGEDRKAVGPDYLVEVVRQLRPLFDSISIEIYPMKTDEYRKLAENGVDGLAVYQETYNTLHYDQVHRAGRKRDFRWRLETPERGGEAGFRRIGIGALLGLSDWRIEAAFLALHARYLMRRHWRSQLTISFPRLRPAVGGYCPPCPVTDRDLVHMLTSFRLFLPDGGLLLSTRESPLLRDHMISLGVTSMSAGSRTEPGGYTQRAGSDEQFQISDHRNPDEIADVIRGQGYEPVWKDWDAEFVR from the coding sequence ATGACCTTCTTCGATGAGATGCAGCGACACCCATGGGCCCGGGTCCGGGAAGCCCTTATGGGCTGCACCACCGCGGACGTGAAACAGGCGCTTTCGTCGACCCGACGCGGAATCCGTGAGATGATCAGCCTACTGTCACCCGCCGCCGACCCGATGCTCGAGGAGATCGCATGGCAGGCACAGACCCTCACCAGGCAGCGATTCGGCAGGACCATGGGGCTTTTCGCCCCGCTGTACCTGTCGAGCAGCTGCACCAACTCCTGCGTCTACTGCAGCTTCAACACCGCCAACCCGATCCGGCGACTCACCCTCAACCCTGATCAGGCAAGGACCGAAGGCGCCTATCTGCATGACCAGGGATTCCGGCACGTCCTGCTGGTCTCCGGAGAGGACCGGAAAGCGGTTGGACCGGATTATCTGGTAGAGGTGGTTAGACAGCTCAGACCGCTCTTTGATTCCATCTCCATTGAGATCTACCCCATGAAAACCGACGAATACAGGAAATTGGCTGAGAATGGTGTTGATGGACTCGCCGTCTACCAGGAAACATACAACACCCTGCACTACGACCAGGTGCACCGGGCCGGCCGAAAGAGGGACTTTCGCTGGAGACTGGAAACACCGGAAAGGGGCGGCGAGGCCGGCTTCAGGAGGATCGGGATCGGCGCCCTGCTGGGTTTGAGCGATTGGAGGATAGAGGCCGCTTTCCTGGCCCTCCACGCTCGTTACCTGATGCGCAGGCATTGGAGATCACAGTTGACCATCTCTTTCCCCAGGCTCAGGCCGGCTGTTGGAGGTTATTGTCCACCCTGTCCGGTGACGGATCGCGACCTTGTCCACATGCTGACCTCCTTCCGCCTCTTCCTGCCGGATGGGGGCCTCCTGCTTTCCACACGCGAATCACCTCTTCTAAGGGATCACATGATATCCCTCGGGGTCACCTCCATGAGCGCTGGGTCTCGTACCGAGCCTGGAGGATACACGCAGCGCGCCGGGTCGGACGAACAGTTTCAGATCTCAGACCACAGGAACCCGGATGAGATCGCGGACGTCATACGCGGCCAAGGCTATGAGCCCGTCTGGAAGGACTGGGACGCCGAGTTCGTCCGCTGA
- the thiS gene encoding sulfur carrier protein ThiS, which translates to MEIRINGENKKVAGPLTVAELLQELAVDPDTVIVERNLDILNRENHEAQPLEDGDTLEIIQMVSGG; encoded by the coding sequence ATGGAGATAAGGATAAACGGCGAAAATAAAAAAGTGGCCGGTCCGCTGACGGTAGCGGAACTCCTCCAGGAACTTGCTGTCGACCCGGATACGGTGATCGTGGAACGGAACCTGGACATATTGAACCGGGAAAACCACGAGGCTCAACCACTTGAGGACGGCGATACCCTGGAGATAATTCAGATGGTATCCGGTGGTTAG
- the thiE gene encoding thiamine phosphate synthase yields the protein MVSAKRKKREEAFRGVDLYPVTCEKLSSGRSNVEVLDGLIRGGVRIVQLRDKDALKRDLFRMAMRFREITSKAGVLLVINDYVDIALAVDADGVHLGQDDLPVEAARKIAPDLLMGVSTHTLDEALAAQARGADYVNIGPIFPTGTKGGMNRFLGPEAVIGIGSCLEIPFTVMGGIKQANIHEVLARGAKRIAVVTALTQAPDIAAAVRTLRGVISNRSETSPSWTGHH from the coding sequence GTGGTTAGCGCCAAAAGAAAGAAAAGGGAGGAAGCCTTCCGGGGCGTGGATCTCTATCCGGTGACCTGCGAAAAGCTGTCGTCGGGAAGGTCGAACGTGGAGGTTCTCGACGGGCTGATCCGGGGGGGCGTACGAATCGTCCAGCTGAGGGACAAGGATGCCCTCAAGAGGGATCTGTTCCGCATGGCCATGCGCTTCAGGGAGATTACATCGAAAGCCGGGGTCCTGCTGGTAATCAACGACTACGTAGACATCGCCCTTGCCGTGGACGCGGACGGGGTTCACTTGGGCCAAGACGATCTCCCGGTGGAAGCGGCACGCAAAATAGCCCCTGATCTTCTCATGGGGGTATCGACGCACACCCTGGATGAGGCGCTGGCCGCCCAGGCAAGGGGGGCGGACTACGTCAACATCGGTCCCATATTTCCCACCGGCACAAAGGGAGGGATGAACCGCTTCTTGGGGCCGGAAGCCGTAATCGGGATAGGTAGCTGCCTTGAAATCCCGTTCACCGTCATGGGAGGTATTAAGCAAGCCAACATTCACGAGGTACTCGCACGGGGAGCAAAGCGAATCGCGGTGGTCACTGCCCTCACCCAGGCCCCGGACATCGCCGCGGCTGTACGGACACTGAGGGGCGTCATTTCGAACAGAAGTGAAACATCACCCTCCTGGACCGGACACCACTGA
- a CDS encoding RND transporter, whose product MFHLFAQWLARLDWTVLIVVCLTLGLAPFAPPHIWEKLSMLVRGKLVRPLDWLDFTIHGAPWVLLILKGIVEVVNFRS is encoded by the coding sequence ATGTTCCATCTATTTGCTCAATGGCTTGCGAGACTGGATTGGACGGTCCTGATTGTTGTTTGCCTGACGCTGGGTCTCGCGCCTTTCGCCCCTCCCCATATCTGGGAGAAGCTCAGTATGCTCGTCAGGGGAAAGCTGGTCCGGCCCCTTGATTGGCTCGATTTCACAATACACGGCGCCCCATGGGTGCTTCTGATCCTGAAAGGGATAGTGGAGGTAGTTAACTTCAGAAGTTAA
- a CDS encoding FAD-dependent oxidoreductase, with translation MSGHLVLVGGGHAHLTTLSNIRKFIARGHRVTVIGPSPYHYYSGMAPGMISGLYRTQDIRFNIRKMVEDRGGEFVLDRAGGIRARSREVLLKSGGRISYDVVSFNIGSRVPLESITSNNGTVITAKPIENLVRGRMAVLDSLKGAASRNPARLVVVGGGPAGVEISAALWKLAADAGREARVILVAGGSLLRNFPRKMHELALHSLKDRGIKVIEGPHAQSMDGRVVSLSDGTDIEADHIFLAVGVRATEFFMNTFVPTGEDGGLLVNPYLQSIEFPEIFGAGDCITFLGRGLAKVGVYAIRQNPVLYHNLLAALEGTSLRQFKPGNPHFLVLLNMGDGTGIFSRGEWVWQGRLAFRLKDFIDKRFMRKFQLSGEPDEPLGEI, from the coding sequence ATGTCAGGACACCTTGTCCTTGTGGGGGGTGGCCATGCCCACCTCACAACCTTGTCTAATATCCGAAAGTTTATCGCTCGCGGGCACCGGGTGACCGTCATCGGTCCATCACCTTACCATTACTACTCCGGTATGGCTCCAGGAATGATTTCCGGCCTGTACCGAACCCAGGATATCCGCTTCAACATCCGGAAGATGGTGGAAGACCGGGGAGGCGAATTTGTCCTTGACCGGGCCGGGGGAATCCGGGCTCGATCCCGGGAGGTGCTTTTAAAATCGGGGGGCAGAATCTCTTACGATGTCGTCTCTTTCAACATCGGGAGCCGTGTACCGCTGGAAAGCATCACATCGAACAACGGTACGGTAATTACCGCCAAGCCCATCGAGAACCTGGTGAGGGGCAGAATGGCGGTCCTGGATTCCCTGAAAGGCGCCGCCTCTCGTAATCCAGCCAGACTTGTTGTCGTGGGGGGGGGTCCCGCAGGAGTGGAGATCTCGGCGGCCCTTTGGAAGCTGGCCGCGGACGCCGGCAGGGAGGCCAGGGTCATCCTCGTCGCAGGAGGCAGCCTGTTGCGGAATTTCCCCCGCAAAATGCATGAACTGGCCCTCCATTCTCTCAAAGACAGAGGGATAAAGGTAATCGAAGGCCCTCATGCCCAATCGATGGATGGGAGAGTGGTTTCCCTGTCGGACGGGACAGATATAGAGGCCGATCATATCTTCCTCGCCGTCGGGGTCAGAGCGACAGAGTTCTTCATGAACACCTTCGTTCCAACCGGTGAAGATGGCGGACTCCTTGTCAACCCTTACCTGCAAAGCATTGAATTTCCAGAGATCTTCGGAGCCGGGGACTGCATCACTTTTCTGGGAAGGGGTCTGGCAAAGGTGGGAGTCTATGCTATCCGCCAAAACCCGGTCCTGTACCACAATCTTCTAGCGGCGCTGGAAGGAACTTCTCTGAGGCAATTTAAACCCGGCAACCCCCATTTCCTCGTTCTGCTCAACATGGGAGATGGTACCGGAATCTTCAGCCGGGGAGAATGGGTCTGGCAGGGACGATTGGCGTTCCGGCTCAAGGACTTTATCGACAAGCGTTTCATGAGAAAGTTTCAACTGTCAGGAGAACCGGATGAGCCCCTGGGGGAAATATAG
- a CDS encoding 3-methylitaconate isomerase yields MRGGTSKGLFFLENHLPQDQEARDRVILAAYGSPDLNRRQIDGVGGGVSTTSKTAIICRSTHPDYDVVYHFGQVSIDRPVVDYRGNCGNISSAVGPFAVDAGLVEVKEPMTTVRIYQKNTGQLIVAEVPVKDGRYNSEGDYAIAGVPGTGGRVNLDFINPGGSFTGRLFPTGNLVDTMEIPPFGDVRVTLIDAGNPAVLILAEDIGLLGTEIGEVENTPSTYNTLELIRCRASVLMGLAATPEEAGRKSQAVPKVGFVGPPRKYTALTGQVVTQDQLDLVARVMSMGTLHRSFPVTAFIYTAGAAKIPGTVVSEVVRGNAYEKGTVRIGHPGGVIEAGAQVEEQRGSYHILKATMGRTARRLMEGYVFVPERYFSG; encoded by the coding sequence ATGAGAGGTGGCACAAGCAAGGGCCTGTTTTTCCTGGAAAACCATCTTCCCCAGGATCAGGAAGCCCGGGATCGGGTAATCCTGGCAGCCTACGGCAGTCCTGACCTCAACCGTCGCCAGATTGACGGCGTCGGCGGCGGGGTATCTACAACAAGCAAGACGGCCATCATCTGCCGCTCAACCCATCCTGATTATGATGTTGTCTACCATTTCGGCCAGGTTTCCATCGACCGTCCTGTGGTGGACTACCGAGGCAACTGCGGCAACATTTCCTCCGCTGTTGGGCCCTTCGCGGTGGACGCAGGGCTGGTGGAGGTCAAGGAACCTATGACCACCGTCCGCATCTACCAGAAGAACACCGGCCAACTCATCGTGGCCGAGGTCCCCGTGAAGGATGGCCGGTACAATTCCGAGGGGGACTATGCGATTGCCGGGGTCCCCGGCACCGGGGGCAGAGTCAATCTCGATTTCATAAACCCCGGTGGATCCTTTACCGGCAGGCTGTTTCCCACCGGTAATCTCGTGGACACCATGGAAATCCCACCCTTTGGCGACGTCCGGGTAACCCTTATCGACGCCGGAAACCCAGCCGTCCTGATCCTCGCCGAGGACATCGGGCTCCTTGGAACAGAGATAGGTGAGGTTGAAAACACCCCGTCCACCTACAACACCCTCGAGCTCATCCGTTGCCGGGCATCCGTTCTCATGGGCCTCGCCGCCACACCGGAGGAAGCGGGGCGAAAGAGCCAGGCCGTTCCGAAAGTGGGTTTTGTAGGGCCGCCCCGGAAGTACACGGCCCTTACCGGGCAGGTCGTGACCCAGGATCAGCTGGACCTCGTGGCCAGGGTCATGTCCATGGGAACGCTCCACCGGTCTTTTCCCGTTACAGCCTTCATCTACACAGCGGGGGCGGCAAAGATCCCTGGAACCGTGGTATCAGAGGTCGTCAGGGGAAATGCCTACGAAAAAGGGACGGTTCGCATCGGACATCCGGGAGGAGTCATTGAGGCCGGTGCCCAGGTGGAGGAACAGCGGGGTTCCTACCACATTCTTAAAGCCACCATGGGAAGAACAGCTCGCCGGCTCATGGAAGGTTATGTTTTCGTTCCTGAGAGGTACTTTTCAGGATAA
- the fbp gene encoding class 1 fructose-bisphosphatase, producing the protein MIGVNLTRHISEKQKEYPQATGELTGILNQIAFAAKIVSREVNKAGLVEILGLTGERNVQGEEVQKLDDFANAVFINILGRSGHFCIMATEEETDAILISDGYRSGQYSIAFDPLDGSSNIDVNVNIGTIFAIYRKVSDGDKGVLEDLLQPGRKLVAAGYVVYGSSTILVISTGNGVHGFTLDPSVGEFLESHPFIRIPEKGDIYSINEGNYPYWSDGVRRYIDHIKEKNKATGRPYSSRYIGSMVADMHRTLIKGGIFMYPADTKDPKKPHGKLRILYECAPMAFLVEHAGGSASTGTGSVLDVDPSELHQRVPFFAGSMENVRELERFIAKYDG; encoded by the coding sequence ATGATCGGTGTTAATCTGACCAGGCATATTTCTGAAAAACAGAAGGAGTACCCCCAGGCCACGGGGGAGTTGACCGGGATTCTCAACCAGATTGCCTTTGCCGCCAAGATCGTTTCCAGAGAGGTCAATAAGGCGGGGTTGGTAGAGATCCTTGGCCTGACCGGGGAGAGGAATGTCCAGGGCGAGGAGGTTCAGAAGCTTGACGATTTTGCCAACGCCGTATTCATCAACATCCTGGGCAGGTCGGGTCATTTCTGCATTATGGCAACGGAGGAGGAGACCGATGCCATTCTCATCTCCGACGGGTACAGATCCGGGCAATACTCCATCGCGTTCGATCCGCTGGATGGGTCTTCCAACATCGACGTCAACGTCAACATAGGTACTATCTTCGCCATATACAGAAAGGTCAGCGATGGTGACAAGGGGGTCTTAGAAGACCTCCTTCAGCCGGGGAGGAAGCTTGTGGCGGCCGGTTACGTCGTCTATGGCAGCAGCACAATACTGGTAATCAGCACCGGCAATGGTGTACACGGGTTCACCCTGGACCCGTCTGTCGGTGAGTTCCTGGAGTCCCACCCGTTTATCAGGATCCCCGAAAAAGGAGATATCTACTCCATCAACGAGGGGAATTACCCATACTGGTCCGATGGGGTCAGGCGGTATATCGACCATATCAAGGAAAAGAACAAGGCCACCGGGCGTCCCTACAGTTCCAGATACATCGGGTCCATGGTGGCGGACATGCACAGGACCCTGATCAAGGGTGGAATCTTCATGTATCCGGCCGACACCAAGGACCCAAAGAAGCCCCATGGCAAGCTCCGCATCCTTTACGAGTGTGCCCCCATGGCGTTCCTTGTGGAGCATGCCGGCGGGTCGGCCAGCACGGGCACGGGGTCGGTTCTGGATGTGGATCCTTCGGAGCTGCACCAGAGGGTTCCCTTCTTTGCGGGGTCCATGGAAAATGTGAGGGAGTTGGAGAGATTCATCGCTAAGTATGATGGGTAG
- a CDS encoding DUF2007 domain-containing protein, whose product MNEWEMMKENLVTISTHGTIMEAEIEKSLLESEGIEGFIRNLYANALYPGLLGEVELQVREEDVEKALDVLGS is encoded by the coding sequence ATGAATGAGTGGGAAATGATGAAGGAAAATCTTGTAACCATATCGACCCATGGGACGATCATGGAAGCCGAAATTGAAAAATCCCTCCTGGAATCGGAGGGGATAGAGGGGTTTATCCGGAACCTTTATGCAAACGCATTGTACCCCGGCCTGCTGGGGGAGGTGGAGCTCCAGGTCAGGGAGGAAGATGTGGAAAAGGCGCTGGATGTTCTGGGGAGCTAG
- the lexA gene encoding transcriptional repressor LexA, with product MGPLTPKQKLVLDFIRSHIKDEGYAPSQKEIAETFGFRSLGTVQSYLVRLEKEGFLTRKWNARRGLRVPNTVGRGYELPLAGTVAAGKPIEAIETPDTLEVPHSMAGTGENFVLRVKGDSMIEDGILDGDFVIVRKQGTADNGQTVVALMEGEATVKRFFRKADKIELRPANPKMEPIVVEKNEDFRIEGVVIGIIRYCG from the coding sequence GTGGGCCCTTTAACCCCCAAGCAGAAACTGGTTCTGGATTTCATCCGCTCCCACATCAAGGATGAAGGCTACGCCCCTTCCCAGAAGGAAATTGCCGAAACGTTCGGTTTTCGATCCCTGGGAACCGTCCAGAGCTACCTGGTACGCCTGGAAAAGGAGGGGTTTCTTACCCGGAAATGGAATGCCCGGAGGGGCCTGAGAGTCCCCAACACGGTGGGGCGGGGATATGAACTCCCTTTGGCCGGAACCGTGGCGGCGGGGAAACCCATCGAGGCGATCGAGACACCCGACACCCTTGAGGTGCCCCACTCCATGGCCGGTACCGGGGAGAATTTCGTTCTCCGCGTTAAGGGTGATTCCATGATCGAGGATGGCATCCTGGACGGGGACTTCGTTATTGTAAGGAAGCAGGGGACCGCCGACAATGGTCAGACAGTCGTAGCGCTCATGGAGGGTGAAGCCACCGTCAAGCGCTTTTTCCGCAAAGCGGATAAAATCGAGCTGCGCCCCGCCAATCCAAAGATGGAACCCATTGTGGTCGAGAAAAACGAGGACTTTCGAATAGAGGGAGTGGTGATCGGGATTATCCGATATTGCGGGTGA
- a CDS encoding MFS transporter, with the protein MIEKQDIRDAVRGNVFWLGVVSFLNDLSSEMIYPLLPVFFTGLVPVSMAAVYIGLMDGLADSVSSILKLYAGRLSDSLGVRKPLALAGYGISSITRPLMAMAGAGWQVIIFRFMDRVGKGIRTSPRDALISESTDEGSMGVAFSFHRMMDHAGAVAGPLAAAAFLYALLGSALLWARGNGAADVEEMRALRWLFALAILPALGGVAVLWKSVREPEVSGIPEGRVEVVEVAGRSRSSLSPRFYLFLAAVTLFALGNSSDLFLVLFAKERFGLGMGYVIALWVTLHISKTAFSLPGGSLSDRLGRRPAITSGWVVYIVVYLAMPWAGRLETMWALFILYGLYYGLTEGAERAFIPDFVPPSSRGRAYGLYHAAVGLAALPASLVFGVLWATLGARTAFLIGAGLAAAAAMLLAMLRPEKPLRRCPESLPTLH; encoded by the coding sequence ATGATCGAGAAACAGGATATTAGAGACGCCGTTCGTGGGAACGTTTTTTGGCTGGGGGTCGTCAGCTTTTTGAATGATCTCTCCAGCGAGATGATCTACCCTCTTCTCCCTGTATTCTTCACTGGACTGGTACCCGTATCCATGGCCGCCGTTTATATCGGACTCATGGACGGCCTTGCCGACAGTGTCTCCAGTATTTTGAAGCTTTATGCCGGAAGGTTAAGCGATTCCCTCGGGGTCAGGAAACCGCTGGCGCTGGCGGGATACGGGATCTCCTCCATCACAAGACCGCTCATGGCCATGGCGGGGGCCGGATGGCAGGTGATTATCTTCCGCTTTATGGACCGTGTGGGCAAGGGCATCCGAACTTCCCCGAGGGATGCCCTGATCAGTGAATCGACTGATGAAGGGAGCATGGGTGTTGCCTTCAGCTTTCACCGGATGATGGACCATGCGGGAGCGGTGGCGGGCCCTCTGGCAGCGGCCGCCTTCCTTTATGCCCTTTTGGGCAGTGCCCTGCTATGGGCGCGGGGTAATGGAGCAGCGGACGTAGAAGAGATGCGCGCGCTGCGGTGGCTCTTCGCTCTCGCAATTTTGCCGGCTCTGGGGGGAGTGGCGGTCCTCTGGAAGTCTGTAAGGGAACCCGAAGTCTCCGGCATCCCGGAGGGTCGTGTGGAGGTAGTGGAAGTCGCCGGACGTTCCCGATCGTCACTTTCCCCCAGGTTCTATCTCTTTCTTGCCGCCGTTACCCTGTTTGCGCTGGGCAACAGTTCCGACCTTTTTCTGGTGCTCTTTGCGAAAGAAAGGTTCGGGCTTGGCATGGGGTATGTCATTGCCCTGTGGGTGACCCTGCATATCTCCAAGACCGCCTTCAGCCTGCCTGGCGGGAGCCTTTCCGACCGGCTGGGGAGGCGGCCGGCCATCACCTCCGGATGGGTTGTCTACATCGTCGTGTATCTTGCCATGCCATGGGCCGGAAGGTTGGAGACGATGTGGGCGTTGTTCATCCTCTATGGTCTATATTACGGTCTCACGGAGGGGGCCGAACGCGCCTTTATCCCGGATTTCGTCCCGCCCTCAAGCCGTGGCAGAGCCTACGGCCTTTATCATGCCGCTGTCGGTCTGGCCGCTCTTCCGGCGAGCCTCGTTTTCGGGGTTCTTTGGGCTACCCTCGGCGCGCGGACGGCCTTCCTCATCGGCGCAGGTCTCGCCGCGGCGGCTGCGATGCTTCTCGCAATGCTTCGACCTGAAAAACCACTTAGACGTTGTCCAGAAAGCCTACCCACCCTACATTGA